CTGGGTCATTACTGTATTAAAAAGTCGAGATCCTTTTACTTTCCGAATCCTCACGTTTACAGCAACGGTCACCAGTACCAAACCCATAGAACCCTCCTCATCTTGGACTCCCTGTCCTCTGAATCAGTCAGGCTTCGAAGATTGTCAGATTCGGATTCTGGTAAAATCCCAACTTAAACTCTCTGCGTTAGTGTTTGGTGCTGTGCTGTTTTTTGTTTCTGACAAGTTTTTAGATTGTTAAAAAAGTGAACACTTTTGTTGTTAAAACAGGGATTGTCGAGGTTAATTTGGATAGGCCTGCAGCGAAAAATTCAATTGGCAAGGAAATGTTAAGAGGGTTACGCAATGCTTTTGAAACAATTGAAAGCGACGTCTCTGCGCAGGTTGTTTTGATTTGCAGTTCGGTTCCGAAGGTTTTCTGTGCTGGTGCTGATTTGAAGGTAATGCATTCTCTCTTCGgtctttgatttttctctttttctcagtAGTTGgggattttatttgttaaatactTTTCAATGTCACAAAAGGGCTCATCACAATATCCCAAAAGAAAGAGACTTCATGAAAAGCAACTTGCTTTGAACAGCAGAAGGCTTTTCAATCTCTTTGAGTTTCTAAATTCTAATCTTAATGTCTAGTTGGGTTGTTAGATTCCCTGTTTTCTCTTTACGTGTTACTTTATTGATGTCAAATAATCATTAATCACCAATATCTTTCTCTTCCTACACTTTTTTGGTTGAACACATTTATGGCAGTGATACCCTAACTAAGTTGCTACCTTGgcaaagttttacttgcatctTTATTGGTATTTCTGCATTTTATACCTATACTTATATAGGTCCACCTGGAGATGGTGTTCAATctattgtttttctaaaaaaaaatgctattggGGCTAGAAGGTTGAAAATAAGGGTGGGTGACTTGAATACTCAAccatgattttatatatataaaaaaaatcagttggaAGTCGTGTTCATTACAAGTGACGATAAGAACTTGATCTCGTTTATGAGCTTTCATATTGATAGACTTTAATTTTGAGACACTCTAAACTCACCTGTGGGCTGTGGCTATATTCTCCGTGTTCAGAAGCACATTCaggtttttgtgatttttttttgttcttattttccCTTTCTGCTaggtatttatttttctcttgtaaGGATGACAGTATTGATAATATTTCCTCTCGGGGACTGCAAGTCTGCACTTATACTTGGTGGTGAATGATACTTGACAGATCTGTCTTTGATTGGATTGGCAGGAGCGCAAGACAATGACTCCATCTGAAGTTCAAGATTTTGTGAACTCATTGCGATCTACATTCTCACTCATAGAGGTGGGTCCTTATGATTGTCCATATCTTTTctagaagttatttttttttgttactcgAACATTTTAGATACGGTGATGTGTGAATATGTTTGTGAGACTGCTCTAAAGGGGTGGGTTCCATATCCGTAGATGAATTGTGTACATGTCATTCAAATTCTAGTTCTTTGGTTTTGCATGAATTctaatatcttttctttataattctATCTCTGaccttttgttttaagttttgaattttgcaaGTAGCCAACTCCTTGAAAACTTGTTTCCTGAACTATAGCCCAAGGGCAATTCTAAGATCCATGCGTTTATTATAAGATGTCTTTATGTCAGAGCATTTGTCCCAATTTCTATCTCCTCCTTAACAACATAATGAGCAACATGTTTCTGTCAATGCAGGCATTCAATGTTCCTACTGTTGCTGTTATTGAAGGAGCAGCATTAGGTGGTGGACTTGAAATGGCTTTATCGTGTGATCTTCGCATATGTGGTAGTTGCAGAGTTATTCATACATTTGCttctgtaaaatattttcttttgtattatTGTATCTTGATACTCAAAATATGATTCCTACCTCATCTTACCCCATATCAACGATTCAGGAGAGGATGCAGTATTGGGCTTGCCAGAAACAGGACTTGCCATAATTCCTGGGTATTTGCTAAATTTGGCTTGTCATTGGTAGTTAATTACTTGGAATTGCAAGttctttgcattttttatttgactgcTCTTGTTTTCCTTATAGATAAACATGGATGTATTGTACTGTCTCCTCAACTTATTGTTACAGCACTTATATTCTACAATGTAATTTTTCTTATCTATCATTGATGATGAATTGTACATGGAATGGA
This genomic interval from Populus alba chromosome 1, ASM523922v2, whole genome shotgun sequence contains the following:
- the LOC118039160 gene encoding probable enoyl-CoA hydratase 2, mitochondrial, with amino-acid sequence MGTFPALTRSLGHYCIKKSRSFYFPNPHVYSNGHQYQTHRTLLILDSLSSESVRLRRLSDSDSGIVEVNLDRPAAKNSIGKEMLRGLRNAFETIESDVSAQVVLICSSVPKVFCAGADLKERKTMTPSEVQDFVNSLRSTFSLIEAFNVPTVAVIEGAALGGGLEMALSCDLRICGEDAVLGLPETGLAIIPGAGGTQRLPRLVGKSLAKELIFTGRKINGREAMSMGLVNYSVPAGEAHSKALEIAREIIQKGPIAIRMAKKAINEGLEIDLPSALELEEECYEQLLNTKDRLEGLAAFAEKRKPSYRGE